Sequence from the Mycteria americana isolate JAX WOST 10 ecotype Jacksonville Zoo and Gardens chromosome 5, USCA_MyAme_1.0, whole genome shotgun sequence genome:
GCAAGCGCCGCCTGGCCTTCGCCGCCCTGCCGGGcaccggagcggcggcggcggccgccgtgGCCCGTCGTAACGAGCGGGAGCGCAACCGCGTGCGGCTGGTCAACCTGGGCTTCGCCGCCCTCCGCCAGCACGTCCCGCACGGCGCCGCCAGCAAGAAGATGAGCAAGGTGGAGACCCTCCGCTCCGCCGTCGAGTACATCCGCGCCTTGCAGCGGCTCCTCGACGAGCACGACGCCGCCTTCCCCGacggccgcgggcgggcggccgtcggggaaggcggcggcggcggcggctacTCCTCCGCTTCGCCCTCCTTCGCCTCCTCCGTGCCCGGCTCGCCTTGCTCCTCCGAGGAGAGCGGCTACGACGCGGCGCTCAGCCCCCAGGAGCGGGAGCTGCTGGACTTCACCAGCTGGCTCGGGAGCTACTGACCCGGCGGGAGGTGAGGGGGGagccggaggggaggggggtgccgCTTCCCCCGGCGCTCGGGGGAGCGGGGCACGTACCCATCGGGGCTCTCTGCAAATCTCTCCGCAGCCGCGCTCAGCCTGCAGTACCTCAGCGCCCTCGCTCTCCGCAGCAGCCAGCACCCCCCCCAAAATActcacaccaccacccccccctccccggcgggaCCCCGCTGGCTGCTTTCCTCGCCGGGTTCACCCGTCGTCTTCGGGCTGCGGAAAGTGCAATGGTGTAAATGACTGGCGGGGCTCCGCTACCTGCTCCGGGGCAGCGGCTCCACCTGCCCTCCCGGAGCTGCCGACGGAGAGAGGAGGCCCGAGCGACCCCACTTCCCCCCACGGCTGCTTTCTGGTGTTGCTTTggaggggtggaaa
This genomic interval carries:
- the ASCL2 gene encoding achaete-scute homolog 2 → MNGGALPPLPPAAPRGRRRPASPELLRCKRRLAFAALPGTGAAAAAAVARRNERERNRVRLVNLGFAALRQHVPHGAASKKMSKVETLRSAVEYIRALQRLLDEHDAAFPDGRGRAAVGEGGGGGGYSSASPSFASSVPGSPCSSEESGYDAALSPQERELLDFTSWLGSY